One genomic window of Bradyrhizobium sp. B124 includes the following:
- a CDS encoding phosphoenolpyruvate hydrolase family protein: MPRFERAALLKKFHAMIARGEPIVGGGAGTGLSAKCEEAGGVDLIVIYNSGRYRMAGRGSLAGLMPYGDANAIVVEMAGEVLPVVTKTPVLAGVNGTDPFRDMDVFLEQLKAIGFAGVQNFPTVGLIDGTFRANLEETGMSYALEIDMIAKAHDKNMLTTPYVFSEQEATAMAIAGADIIVCHMGLTTGGTIGAQTALKLADCPARIEAWAEAALSVNSNIIVLAHGGPIADPADADFIMKQTPNCHGFYGASSMERLPVERALTDQVRKFKAIGAR; this comes from the coding sequence ATGCCCAGGTTTGAACGCGCGGCGCTGTTGAAGAAGTTTCACGCCATGATCGCACGCGGCGAGCCGATCGTCGGCGGCGGCGCCGGCACCGGCCTATCGGCAAAATGCGAGGAGGCCGGCGGCGTCGACCTGATCGTGATCTACAATTCCGGCCGCTACCGCATGGCCGGCCGCGGCTCGCTCGCCGGACTGATGCCCTACGGCGATGCCAACGCCATCGTCGTCGAGATGGCCGGCGAAGTATTACCGGTCGTGACCAAGACGCCGGTGCTCGCCGGCGTCAACGGTACCGATCCGTTCCGCGACATGGACGTGTTCCTCGAGCAGCTCAAGGCCATCGGCTTCGCCGGCGTGCAGAACTTCCCGACCGTCGGACTGATCGACGGCACCTTCCGCGCCAATCTCGAAGAGACCGGGATGTCCTATGCGCTCGAGATCGACATGATCGCGAAGGCGCATGACAAGAACATGCTGACCACGCCCTATGTGTTCAGCGAGCAGGAAGCGACCGCGATGGCGATCGCGGGCGCCGACATCATCGTCTGCCATATGGGCCTCACCACGGGCGGCACGATTGGCGCGCAGACCGCGCTGAAGCTCGCCGACTGCCCTGCCCGCATCGAGGCCTGGGCCGAGGCCGCGCTCAGCGTCAATTCGAACATCATCGTGCTCGCGCATGGCGGCCCGATCGCCGATCCCGCGGATGCCGATTTCATCATGAAGCAGACCCCCAACTGCCACGGCTTCTACGGCGCCTCCTCGATGGAGCGCTTGCCGGTCGAGCGGGCGCTGACGGATCAGGTTCGCAAGTTCAAGGCGATCGGCGCGCGCTAG
- a CDS encoding ABC transporter ATP-binding protein codes for MDSVAQRLSVVGAGAALELRGVTRLFGALAALTDVTITVRPGERRAVLGSNGAGKTTLFNCITGDFPPSSGTIRFFGEDITQFPPYERIRRGLRRTYQISALFPGLTVQDNVYLACRGVSRGRFSLLRPGQNDALMHATETLVQAVHLAGVKEQRVAELAHGQQRQLEIALALAGAPRFILFDEPAAGLSPTERRELIEILTSLPAHIGYIIIEHDMDVALRVVESVTMMHNGRIFKEGLPREIESDPEVQELYLGGGHE; via the coding sequence ATGGATAGCGTCGCGCAGCGACTGTCCGTGGTCGGCGCCGGCGCAGCCCTGGAGCTGCGCGGCGTGACCCGGCTGTTCGGCGCGCTGGCGGCGCTGACCGACGTCACCATCACCGTGCGTCCGGGCGAGCGGCGCGCGGTGCTCGGCTCGAACGGCGCCGGCAAGACGACGCTGTTCAACTGCATCACCGGCGACTTCCCGCCCTCCTCCGGCACGATCCGCTTCTTCGGCGAGGACATCACCCAGTTCCCGCCCTATGAGCGGATCCGCCGCGGACTGCGCCGCACCTACCAGATCTCGGCGCTGTTCCCCGGCCTCACCGTGCAGGACAACGTCTATCTCGCCTGCCGCGGCGTCTCCCGCGGCCGGTTCTCGTTGCTGCGCCCGGGGCAGAACGATGCGCTGATGCACGCGACTGAAACGCTGGTGCAGGCCGTGCACCTTGCCGGCGTCAAGGAGCAGCGCGTCGCCGAGCTGGCGCATGGCCAGCAGCGCCAGCTCGAGATCGCACTAGCCCTCGCCGGCGCGCCGCGCTTCATCCTGTTCGACGAGCCGGCGGCGGGACTGTCGCCGACCGAGCGGCGCGAGCTGATCGAGATCCTGACCTCGCTGCCTGCGCATATCGGCTACATCATCATCGAGCACGACATGGACGTTGCGCTGCGCGTCGTCGAGAGCGTGACGATGATGCACAACGGCCGCATCTTCAAGGAAGGGCTGCCGCGCGAGATCGAGTCCGATCCCGAGGTGCAGGAGCTTTATCTCGGAGGCGGCCATGAATGA
- a CDS encoding branched-chain amino acid ABC transporter permease produces the protein MSLLQSIQFRPDPSANATRRALIRAWPEFQNPAAWLVALILVIMPLIANGFFLIEIFATTLILGVIALSLMFLAGYGGMVSLMQLTIAGFAGYMVAVFGMSGNANISLGWPWWLATPMALALATLFGTLGGALAVRTEGIYTIMITLAIGAAFYYFTNQNWAIFNGHTGINTVATPHFWGVDWRADIAFYYVTLGVAAICYFAVQYVSRAPFGLALQGVRDNPRRMAALGFNPNAHRIAAYAFAAFIAALGGVLQVWNYRQISPGSVSVGACIDVLIIAVVGGITRPIGPFIGALIFVLLRTFALDVLIKFGLDGNRFRLLIGLGFLAIVFWSSDGVIGLWERWRRRSASATQRSVGGRHG, from the coding sequence ATGTCGTTGCTCCAGAGCATCCAGTTCCGCCCCGACCCATCCGCCAACGCGACCCGCCGCGCCTTGATCCGCGCCTGGCCGGAATTCCAGAACCCGGCGGCCTGGCTGGTCGCGCTGATCCTCGTGATCATGCCGCTGATCGCCAACGGCTTCTTCCTGATCGAGATCTTCGCCACCACGCTGATCCTCGGCGTCATCGCGCTGAGCCTGATGTTCCTCGCCGGCTATGGCGGCATGGTCAGCCTGATGCAGCTCACGATCGCGGGCTTTGCCGGCTACATGGTCGCGGTGTTCGGCATGAGCGGCAACGCCAATATCAGCCTCGGCTGGCCGTGGTGGCTCGCAACGCCAATGGCGCTCGCGCTGGCGACGCTGTTCGGCACGCTCGGCGGCGCGCTCGCGGTGCGCACCGAGGGCATCTACACCATCATGATCACGCTCGCGATCGGTGCGGCATTCTACTACTTCACCAACCAGAACTGGGCGATCTTCAACGGCCATACCGGCATCAACACCGTCGCGACCCCGCACTTCTGGGGCGTCGACTGGCGCGCCGACATCGCCTTCTATTATGTGACGCTCGGCGTCGCCGCGATCTGCTACTTCGCCGTCCAGTATGTCTCGCGCGCGCCGTTCGGCCTCGCGCTGCAAGGCGTCCGCGACAACCCCCGCCGCATGGCCGCGCTCGGCTTCAATCCCAATGCCCACCGCATCGCCGCCTACGCCTTCGCCGCCTTCATCGCGGCACTCGGCGGCGTGTTGCAGGTCTGGAACTACCGGCAGATCTCGCCGGGCTCAGTCAGCGTCGGCGCTTGCATCGACGTCCTGATCATCGCCGTGGTCGGCGGCATCACCCGGCCGATCGGCCCGTTCATCGGCGCGCTGATCTTCGTGCTGCTGCGCACCTTCGCGCTCGACGTGCTGATCAAGTTCGGGCTCGACGGCAACCGCTTCCGGCTGCTGATCGGGCTCGGCTTCCTCGCCATCGTGTTCTGGTCGTCCGACGGCGTGATCGGCCTCTGGGAACGCTGGCGGCGCCGCAGCGCATCCGCGACACAACGTTCGGTCGGAGGCCGCCATGGATAG
- a CDS encoding AraC family transcriptional regulator — protein MSRALAVFHGRFGRATVYQLNRPFNVHAHREGHLIFHVGGTPAQIDVSEQRLLLKDDTVVAVNPWEPHNFLPTDMDHGAIFFVLYVNAEWFAPQPASAQGLRFGRTFFPRTEALDRLIRRTAALVCGAPSLRSLDCELRQLIDSCYEESWQAAQDARAAAAVTDFRVRKSIKLMSESPGAEIELDAIAREAGLSRPHFYRLFRTQTGVTPHLYMNTLIMEQALDALVATETPIADIGFDLGFSSQSGFTRFFAANVGMAPTDYRRAAKVLRP, from the coding sequence ATGAGCAGGGCGCTTGCCGTCTTCCACGGCCGGTTCGGTCGCGCGACGGTCTATCAGTTGAACCGTCCCTTCAACGTGCATGCGCACCGCGAAGGGCACCTGATCTTTCATGTCGGCGGAACGCCGGCGCAGATCGATGTCTCCGAGCAGCGCCTGCTGCTCAAGGACGACACCGTGGTTGCGGTCAACCCGTGGGAACCGCACAATTTTCTGCCGACCGACATGGACCACGGCGCGATCTTCTTCGTGCTCTATGTCAACGCCGAATGGTTCGCGCCGCAGCCGGCGAGCGCGCAGGGCCTGCGGTTCGGCCGCACCTTCTTTCCGCGCACGGAGGCGCTCGACCGGCTGATCCGCCGCACCGCAGCACTGGTGTGCGGCGCGCCGTCGCTGCGCAGCCTCGACTGCGAGCTCCGGCAGCTGATCGACTCCTGCTACGAGGAGAGCTGGCAGGCGGCGCAGGACGCGCGCGCCGCCGCCGCGGTGACCGATTTCCGGGTCCGCAAATCGATCAAGCTGATGTCGGAAAGCCCCGGCGCCGAGATCGAGCTCGATGCGATCGCGCGCGAAGCGGGGTTGTCGCGGCCGCATTTCTACCGGCTGTTCCGCACCCAGACCGGCGTCACCCCTCACCTCTACATGAACACGCTAATCATGGAGCAGGCGCTGGATGCGCTGGTCGCGACCGAAACGCCGATCGCCGATATCGGCTTCGATCTCGGCTTCTCCTCGCAGAGCGGTTTCACCCGCTTCTTCGCCGCCAATGTCGGCATGGCCCCGACCGACTATCGCCGCGCTGCCAAGGTGTTGCGGCCGTGA
- a CDS encoding ABC transporter substrate-binding protein: MLKGSLGLIALSSLLLSGTAFAQEKIKVGVTATLEGTYTVLGEDGMRGHQTALNVLGKKIGDKELEFVVASTDATPDSAVRAVRKLIEQDKVQILLSPLSGDEGIAVKNFAKTHPELTFVNAASGAQETTYVDPAPNFFRYNMDGAQWQVGLGKYAYETKGYRKIATVGEDYSFIYTQVFGLVLEFCGAGGQVTNRQWVPLGTKDFASVIAALPDDVDAIYLGLGGADAVNFLNQYQQAGGKAHLMGGSIMIDQTILSSKGSAKNALIGTIAASGQADTWEDPGWQKFVKAYQDSFPESKRFPSPSLLATNYYGSTMALILALRQVNGDLSNNQAKLKDALAKIEIDAPNGKIKLDANRQAIGTNFVTEVVDDGKGALFSKVVKVIPNVNQTLGYDPAVFAKIGLPSRTVPECKKY, encoded by the coding sequence ATGTTGAAAGGCAGTTTGGGACTGATTGCGTTGAGCAGCCTGTTGCTTTCGGGCACGGCGTTCGCCCAGGAGAAGATCAAGGTCGGCGTCACCGCGACGCTCGAGGGCACCTATACGGTGCTCGGCGAGGACGGCATGCGCGGCCACCAGACCGCGCTCAACGTGCTCGGCAAGAAGATCGGCGACAAGGAGCTCGAATTCGTCGTCGCCTCGACCGATGCGACGCCGGACTCCGCGGTGCGCGCGGTGCGCAAGCTGATCGAGCAGGACAAGGTGCAGATCCTGCTGTCGCCGCTGTCCGGCGACGAAGGCATCGCGGTGAAGAATTTTGCCAAGACCCATCCGGAGCTGACCTTCGTCAACGCCGCCTCCGGCGCGCAGGAGACGACCTACGTCGATCCGGCGCCGAACTTCTTCCGCTACAACATGGACGGCGCGCAGTGGCAGGTCGGCCTCGGCAAATATGCCTATGAGACCAAGGGCTATCGCAAGATCGCGACGGTCGGCGAGGATTACTCGTTCATCTACACCCAGGTGTTCGGCCTGGTGCTGGAGTTCTGCGGCGCCGGCGGCCAGGTCACCAACCGGCAATGGGTGCCGCTCGGCACCAAGGACTTCGCCTCTGTCATCGCCGCGCTGCCTGACGATGTCGATGCGATCTATCTCGGCCTCGGCGGCGCCGACGCCGTCAACTTCCTCAACCAGTATCAGCAGGCCGGCGGCAAGGCGCATCTGATGGGCGGCTCGATCATGATCGACCAGACCATCCTGTCGTCGAAGGGCAGCGCCAAGAACGCGCTGATCGGCACCATCGCCGCGAGCGGCCAGGCCGATACCTGGGAGGATCCGGGCTGGCAGAAATTCGTGAAGGCCTATCAGGACTCGTTCCCGGAGAGCAAACGCTTCCCGAGCCCGTCGCTGCTCGCCACCAACTATTACGGCTCGACCATGGCGCTGATCCTGGCGCTGCGGCAGGTCAATGGCGATCTCTCCAACAACCAGGCCAAGCTGAAGGACGCGCTGGCCAAGATCGAGATCGACGCCCCGAATGGCAAGATCAAGCTCGACGCCAACCGCCAGGCGATCGGCACCAATTTCGTCACCGAGGTGGTCGATGACGGCAAGGGCGCGCTGTTCAGCAAGGTCGTGAAGGTGATCCCGAACGTCAACCAGACGCTGGGCTACGATCCGGCGGTGTTCGCCAAGATCGGCCTGCCGAGCCGCACGGTCCCGGAGTGCAAGAAGTACTGA
- a CDS encoding ABC transporter permease has translation MNDRRTAPALEVKGLDVYYGHAHALQGVDLTLDTGVFSVVGRNGMGKTTLCKAIMGLVRASSGSIRIRGEEVTRLNPARIARLGVGYVPQGRRLWRSLTVDEHLALAGGLRRGAWTIERIYDTFPRLAERRNNGGNQLSGGEQQMLAISRALLTNPQLLIMDEPTEGLAPVIVGQVEEMLLRLGDEGDMSILVIEQNIGVATAVSRNVAIMVNGRINRIIDSARLATDRELQQRLLGVGTHGADEIDPETAPAKAEAAGAPQSERKGPARIYVSNPVLPTRWSQPVPIARIEAAARTQSVAVTRLEEATRTRRELATSRTSGPPVVLVVGTLDTKGAELRFIRDIIAASGLRTRLVDVSTSGKAASCDVTAQEIALNHSRGGSGVFGTDRGASVTAMADAFERWLRRQGNVAGIISAGGSGGASLVAPGMRALPIGVPKLIISSVASGDVGPYVGPADITMMYSVTDVQGLNSISRTVLGNGAHALVGMVKARLEEQTGKPRDTGAHPPAIGITMFGVTTQAVQKIAADLREDFECLVFHATGVGGRSMEKLVESGELAGVIDLTTTEVCDLLMGGVFPATDDRFGAIIRSRVPYVGSVGALDMVNFGAPDTIPERYRQRKFHVHNPQVTLMRTTPEENERMGRWIGERLNQMDGPVRFFLAEGGVSALDAPGKPFWDPDADAALFRALERTVRQTGNRQIIRIKRNINDPEFTAAIVSAFRPLLGRAGGRRRVAR, from the coding sequence ATGAATGACCGTCGCACCGCGCCCGCACTCGAGGTGAAGGGCCTCGACGTCTATTACGGCCATGCGCACGCGCTGCAAGGCGTCGACCTTACGCTCGATACCGGCGTGTTCTCGGTGGTCGGCCGCAACGGCATGGGCAAGACCACGCTGTGCAAGGCCATCATGGGCCTGGTGCGCGCCAGCAGTGGCTCGATCCGGATACGCGGCGAGGAAGTCACGCGGCTCAATCCGGCGCGCATCGCCCGGCTCGGCGTCGGCTATGTGCCGCAGGGCCGGCGACTGTGGCGTTCGCTGACGGTCGACGAACACCTTGCGCTCGCCGGCGGACTGCGCCGCGGCGCTTGGACCATCGAGCGCATCTATGACACCTTCCCGCGCCTCGCCGAACGCAGGAACAACGGCGGCAACCAGCTCTCCGGCGGCGAGCAGCAGATGCTCGCGATCTCGCGCGCACTGCTCACCAATCCGCAGCTCCTGATCATGGACGAGCCGACCGAGGGCCTCGCGCCTGTCATCGTCGGGCAAGTCGAGGAGATGCTGCTACGCCTCGGCGACGAAGGCGACATGTCCATCCTGGTCATCGAGCAGAACATCGGCGTCGCGACGGCGGTGTCGCGCAACGTCGCCATCATGGTCAATGGCCGGATCAATCGCATCATCGACTCCGCGCGGCTCGCCACCGACCGCGAGTTGCAGCAGCGGCTACTCGGCGTCGGCACCCACGGCGCTGACGAGATTGATCCCGAGACGGCGCCGGCAAAAGCTGAGGCGGCCGGCGCGCCGCAGTCGGAACGCAAGGGTCCGGCTCGCATCTACGTCTCCAATCCCGTGCTGCCGACGCGCTGGTCGCAACCGGTGCCGATCGCCCGTATCGAGGCCGCCGCGCGGACGCAGTCCGTCGCCGTCACGCGTCTCGAGGAAGCAACCCGTACGCGACGCGAACTGGCGACGTCGAGGACATCGGGGCCTCCCGTCGTGCTGGTCGTCGGCACGCTCGACACCAAGGGTGCGGAGCTGCGCTTCATCCGCGATATCATCGCGGCCAGCGGCCTGCGCACCCGGCTGGTCGACGTTTCGACCAGCGGCAAGGCGGCGAGCTGCGACGTCACCGCGCAGGAGATTGCCCTCAACCACAGCCGCGGCGGCTCCGGCGTGTTCGGCACCGATCGCGGCGCCTCGGTAACCGCGATGGCGGACGCGTTCGAGCGGTGGCTGCGCCGCCAGGGCAATGTCGCCGGCATTATTTCCGCCGGGGGTTCGGGCGGCGCGTCGCTGGTCGCACCGGGCATGCGCGCGCTTCCGATCGGCGTACCGAAGCTCATCATCTCCTCGGTCGCCTCCGGCGACGTCGGTCCCTATGTCGGACCCGCCGACATCACCATGATGTATTCGGTGACCGACGTACAGGGCCTCAACTCGATCTCGCGCACGGTGCTCGGCAACGGCGCCCATGCCCTGGTCGGCATGGTCAAGGCGCGGCTCGAGGAACAGACCGGCAAGCCACGCGATACCGGCGCTCATCCTCCGGCCATCGGCATTACCATGTTCGGCGTCACCACTCAGGCCGTGCAGAAGATCGCAGCCGACCTGCGCGAGGATTTCGAGTGCCTCGTGTTCCACGCCACCGGCGTCGGCGGCCGATCGATGGAGAAGCTGGTCGAGTCCGGCGAGCTTGCCGGCGTCATCGACCTCACCACGACCGAGGTCTGTGACCTGCTGATGGGCGGCGTGTTCCCGGCGACCGACGATCGCTTCGGCGCCATCATCCGCAGCCGCGTGCCCTATGTCGGCTCGGTCGGCGCGCTGGATATGGTGAACTTCGGCGCGCCCGACACGATTCCGGAGCGCTACCGGCAGCGCAAATTCCACGTCCACAATCCGCAGGTCACCTTGATGCGGACCACGCCGGAAGAGAACGAGCGCATGGGCCGCTGGATCGGCGAGCGCCTCAACCAGATGGACGGGCCGGTGCGTTTCTTCCTGGCCGAAGGCGGCGTCTCCGCGCTCGATGCGCCCGGCAAGCCGTTCTGGGACCCCGATGCCGACGCGGCGCTGTTCCGCGCGCTGGAGCGCACCGTGCGCCAGACCGGCAACCGGCAGATCATCCGCATCAAGCGCAACATCAACGATCCCGAGTTCACCGCCGCCATCGTCAGCGCGTTCCGTCCGCTGCTCGGACGCGCCGGTGGCCGGCGGAGAGTGGCGAGGTGA
- a CDS encoding branched-chain amino acid ABC transporter permease — protein MARFIERHPAWALIVIIAVAVLLWLVFAIWPPGLEAAIGRKRVFLNAVLNGVTLGGLYFLVASGFTLIFGLMRNVNLAHGSLYLFGGYIGYAISTWTGSWILSFIVAFIAAALVGVILQLAVFRRMEGQDLRQTMVTIGLSIVFADLMLWVFGGDFYQVQTPSWLIGPVQLPLLTAIKSSGEPVYLQYPLVRLVIFAASVVIGVAMWLALNRTRIGMIVRAGVDDRDILAATGVRIQLVFVLVFALGAGLAGIAGVVGGTFQSLSPGEDTRFLLASLVVVIVGGMGSIPGAALGAVIIGLAEQLGSVYIPTYAIVVTFLIMVVVLALRPQGLLARR, from the coding sequence ATGGCCAGGTTCATCGAACGCCATCCGGCCTGGGCGCTGATCGTGATCATCGCGGTCGCGGTGCTGCTGTGGCTGGTGTTCGCGATCTGGCCGCCGGGGCTGGAAGCCGCGATCGGCCGCAAGCGCGTGTTCCTCAACGCCGTCTTGAACGGCGTCACGCTCGGTGGGCTGTATTTCCTGGTGGCCAGCGGCTTCACGCTGATCTTCGGCCTGATGCGCAACGTCAACCTCGCCCACGGCTCGCTCTATCTGTTCGGTGGCTATATCGGCTACGCGATCAGCACCTGGACCGGATCATGGATCCTCAGCTTCATCGTCGCTTTCATCGCGGCGGCGCTGGTCGGCGTGATCCTGCAGCTCGCCGTGTTCCGCCGCATGGAGGGTCAGGACCTCAGGCAGACCATGGTCACGATCGGGCTCTCGATCGTGTTCGCGGATTTGATGCTCTGGGTGTTTGGCGGCGACTTCTACCAGGTCCAGACCCCGAGCTGGCTGATCGGGCCGGTGCAGCTGCCGCTGCTCACCGCAATCAAATCATCGGGCGAGCCGGTCTATCTGCAATATCCGCTGGTACGGCTGGTGATCTTCGCGGCGTCCGTCGTGATCGGCGTCGCAATGTGGCTGGCGCTCAACCGTACGCGGATCGGCATGATCGTGCGCGCCGGGGTCGACGACCGCGACATCCTGGCCGCGACCGGGGTGCGGATCCAGCTGGTGTTCGTGCTGGTGTTCGCGCTCGGCGCGGGGCTCGCCGGCATCGCCGGCGTGGTTGGCGGCACCTTCCAGTCGCTGTCGCCGGGCGAGGACACCCGCTTCCTGCTCGCCTCGCTCGTGGTCGTGATCGTCGGCGGCATGGGCTCGATCCCGGGCGCTGCGCTCGGCGCCGTCATCATCGGGCTCGCCGAGCAGCTCGGCTCGGTCTACATCCCGACCTACGCTATCGTCGTCACCTTCCTGATCATGGTCGTGGTGCTGGCGCTGCGGCCGCAGGGCCTGCTCGCGAGGCGATGA
- a CDS encoding flotillin family protein yields MSGMLVGELILWLIVAIVAIVIIVYVVNWLYHRSSKETSFVRTGFLGERVVINGGAFVLPFIHDYTPVNMNVLPMGIVRSRQDAVITRDRMRVDIEADFYVRVQATREAVSIAAATLGRRTMEPEQLHTLLSGKFISAIRSVASEMTMEQMHEQRGEYVARVKANAAEALAQNGLELESVAITDLDQTDLEYFNPSNRFDAEGLTRLMEDIEAKRKLRNDIEQDSMIKIRSRNLEAERQALDIERESETARLEQERDIEMRRALQRTEVARERALRETEAEQAQITAREAIEKARIANEQAITEARIASERETRHREIERTRAVEERELLAREEIEKARIANQRSVDTTRIASEREVRQREIERMRTVEEAEIAARESIEKARIQQDRVVTDARIANEEETRRREIERTRAVEEAEIAAREATEKARIAQTMTVNVERISSDERTRALEIQQVRTIQEAEIEAQKSVEAARIIREKTLAAERIAADHTTRKLEIERNQAIEIAGITARDATEASRIAQEEHVRSLEIARTRAIEEADIASRESIEAARISQEKSVAAQRIRAERETRALEIERTGAIEAAELKRRDAVERQRIDVELALESERITSSRTREVLNIDQKRAIELADEERVIALAAKRSERIDADRQVKQAEITARKEVETTDVTREQALEAARIERRRSIEQLEVARNQSLQEAEIAAREEVERARIASDRGLDEARVGRERELRKLEVNREKDVETALMEKAIALHQKSLEESAARAAAEDARVHATEAAERVVTARESEIAKRRKTVEVLLAEKQAEETRIAAGAERVRATVEAEAQRLLNEAENVLTDQARYSLFRRKLLDRIEGIVRESVKPMEKIEGIRILQVDGLNGNGNGGGSGRSATDEVIDSALRYRVQAPLIDSILSDIGVEGGSLAKMPGLIREARDMQGIKDSARKSGGDAKPAAPEGGGEPRPERTPRKKD; encoded by the coding sequence ATGTCGGGGATGCTGGTCGGTGAATTGATCCTCTGGCTCATCGTCGCAATCGTCGCGATCGTCATCATCGTCTATGTGGTGAACTGGCTCTACCACCGCTCATCGAAGGAAACCTCCTTCGTCCGGACCGGTTTCCTCGGCGAACGCGTGGTGATCAACGGCGGCGCCTTCGTGCTGCCGTTCATCCACGACTACACGCCTGTGAACATGAACGTGCTGCCGATGGGGATCGTGCGCTCCCGGCAGGATGCCGTGATCACCCGCGACCGGATGCGCGTCGACATCGAGGCCGATTTCTACGTCCGGGTGCAGGCAACCCGCGAGGCCGTCTCGATCGCCGCCGCCACGCTCGGCCGCCGCACCATGGAGCCGGAGCAGCTGCACACCCTGCTCTCCGGCAAGTTCATCTCCGCGATCCGCTCGGTTGCGTCAGAGATGACGATGGAGCAGATGCACGAGCAGCGCGGCGAATATGTCGCCCGCGTCAAGGCCAATGCCGCCGAAGCACTGGCGCAGAATGGCCTCGAGCTGGAGTCGGTCGCGATCACCGATCTCGACCAGACCGACCTCGAATATTTCAACCCCTCGAACCGCTTCGACGCCGAAGGCCTGACCCGCCTGATGGAGGACATCGAGGCCAAGCGCAAGCTGCGCAACGACATCGAGCAGGACTCGATGATCAAGATCCGCTCCCGCAACCTGGAGGCCGAGCGGCAAGCGCTGGACATCGAGCGCGAGAGCGAGACCGCCCGCCTCGAGCAGGAGCGCGACATCGAGATGCGCCGCGCCCTGCAGCGCACCGAAGTCGCGCGCGAGCGCGCGCTGCGCGAGACCGAGGCCGAACAGGCCCAGATTACCGCGCGCGAAGCCATCGAAAAGGCGCGCATCGCCAACGAGCAGGCTATCACCGAGGCCCGCATCGCCTCCGAACGCGAGACCCGGCACCGGGAGATCGAACGCACCCGCGCGGTGGAAGAGCGGGAGTTGCTGGCGCGCGAGGAGATCGAGAAGGCCAGGATCGCCAACCAGCGCTCGGTCGACACCACCCGCATCGCCTCCGAGCGCGAGGTCCGCCAGCGCGAGATCGAGCGGATGCGCACCGTGGAGGAGGCCGAGATCGCGGCCCGCGAGTCGATCGAAAAGGCCCGCATCCAGCAGGACCGCGTCGTCACCGATGCCCGCATCGCCAATGAGGAAGAGACCCGCCGGCGCGAGATCGAGCGCACCCGCGCCGTCGAGGAAGCCGAGATCGCGGCCCGCGAGGCCACCGAGAAGGCGCGCATCGCCCAGACCATGACGGTCAATGTCGAGCGCATCTCCTCCGACGAACGCACCCGCGCGCTGGAGATCCAGCAGGTCCGGACCATCCAGGAGGCCGAGATCGAGGCGCAGAAGTCGGTCGAAGCCGCTCGGATCATCAGAGAGAAGACGCTGGCGGCCGAGCGCATCGCCGCCGATCACACCACGCGCAAGCTCGAGATCGAGCGCAACCAGGCGATCGAGATCGCCGGGATCACCGCGCGCGACGCCACCGAGGCGTCCCGGATCGCGCAGGAGGAACACGTACGCTCCCTGGAGATCGCACGCACCCGCGCGATCGAGGAAGCCGACATCGCCTCGCGTGAATCGATCGAGGCGGCACGCATCTCGCAGGAGAAGTCGGTCGCAGCGCAGCGCATCCGTGCCGAGCGCGAGACCCGCGCGCTCGAGATCGAACGCACCGGAGCGATCGAGGCCGCCGAGCTGAAGCGCCGCGACGCGGTCGAGCGGCAGCGCATCGATGTCGAGCTGGCGCTGGAGAGCGAGCGGATCACCTCCTCCAGGACCCGCGAGGTGCTCAATATCGACCAGAAGCGGGCGATCGAGCTCGCCGACGAGGAGCGCGTCATCGCGCTCGCCGCCAAGCGCTCGGAGCGGATCGATGCCGACCGGCAGGTGAAGCAGGCCGAGATCACGGCCCGCAAGGAGGTCGAGACCACCGATGTGACCCGCGAGCAGGCGCTGGAGGCGGCGCGGATCGAACGGCGCCGTTCGATCGAGCAGCTCGAGGTCGCCCGCAATCAATCGCTGCAGGAGGCCGAGATCGCGGCGCGCGAGGAGGTCGAGCGCGCCCGCATCGCCTCCGACCGTGGCCTCGACGAGGCGAGGGTCGGCCGCGAGCGCGAGCTGCGCAAGCTCGAGGTCAACAGGGAGAAGGACGTCGAGACCGCCTTGATGGAAAAGGCGATCGCGCTGCACCAGAAGTCGCTGGAGGAATCGGCGGCGCGCGCCGCCGCCGAGGACGCCAGGGTCCACGCCACCGAGGCGGCCGAGCGCGTCGTCACCGCGCGCGAGAGCGAAATCGCCAAGCGGCGCAAGACCGTCGAGGTTCTGCTCGCCGAAAAGCAGGCCGAGGAAACCAGGATCGCGGCCGGGGCCGAACGGGTCCGTGCCACGGTCGAGGCCGAGGCACAGCGGCTGCTCAACGAGGCCGAGAACGTGCTGACCGATCAGGCCCGCTACTCGCTGTTCCGCCGCAAGCTGCTCGACCGGATCGAGGGCATCGTGCGCGAGAGCGTCAAGCCGATGGAGAAGATCGAGGGCATCCGCATCCTCCAGGTCGACGGGCTCAATGGCAACGGCAATGGCGGCGGTTCCGGCCGCAGCGCCACCGACGAGGTGATCGATTCGGCGCTGCGTTACCGCGTGCAGGCGCCGCTGATCGACTCGATCCTGTCGGATATCGGCGTCGAGGGCGGCAGCCTCGCCAAGATGCCCGGCCTGATCCGCGAGGCCCGGGACATGCAAGGCATCAAGGACTCCGCGCGCAAGAGCGGCGGCGATGCCAAGCCGGCAGCGCCCGAAGGCGGCGGCGAGCCGCGCCCCGAACGCACGCCGCGCAAGAAGGACTGA